A genomic stretch from Telmatocola sphagniphila includes:
- a CDS encoding prenyltransferase/squalene oxidase repeat-containing protein yields MRKIRGLGLLFACFFATSALRAQDTTAEWHKLVDSATAYIKKSQNPDGSWGGARFKNGVTGIVITGLVKSGGAKVSDEATIKGLKYIESLVNTKEGHIAGPGSNVQLSNYITCVNVMALQAANQNDKYKAVVGDAVKFLKQLQFDEASDKKKSDGEYGGIGYDGKSRPDLSNTQFFLDALHDAGVPKDDPSLQKAMIFVSRCQNLKSEYNDRPWAGKINDGSFIYGVPGNDPKKDNLKDPMAGYASMTYAGIKSMVYCGVSKDDLRYKKALEWISMNYSVDVHPGMPKETPLRGLYYYYHTMAKTLAVMEIDTITDAKGIKHDWRKELIEAFAKRQKPDGSWTNESDRFMEGDPALVTGYVLNALSYCKPKTK; encoded by the coding sequence ATGCGAAAGATACGAGGGCTGGGTTTACTATTTGCTTGTTTCTTTGCTACTTCAGCACTTCGAGCTCAAGATACCACGGCGGAGTGGCATAAACTGGTGGATTCGGCCACAGCTTACATCAAAAAGAGTCAGAATCCGGATGGCAGTTGGGGCGGGGCCCGGTTTAAGAACGGGGTGACGGGTATCGTCATTACCGGACTGGTGAAATCGGGAGGAGCCAAGGTCAGCGACGAGGCGACCATCAAAGGCTTGAAATACATCGAATCCCTGGTGAACACCAAGGAAGGGCACATCGCCGGACCAGGTTCCAACGTCCAACTCTCGAATTACATCACCTGCGTCAATGTGATGGCCCTGCAGGCGGCCAATCAGAACGATAAATACAAGGCCGTGGTGGGAGATGCCGTTAAGTTTCTGAAGCAGTTGCAATTCGATGAAGCTTCCGACAAAAAGAAAAGCGATGGCGAATACGGCGGTATCGGCTACGATGGCAAATCGCGTCCCGACCTGTCGAATACCCAGTTTTTCCTGGATGCACTCCACGACGCCGGCGTGCCCAAAGACGATCCGTCTCTGCAGAAAGCGATGATCTTCGTCAGTCGCTGCCAGAACCTGAAATCAGAATACAACGACCGACCCTGGGCCGGCAAAATCAACGACGGCAGCTTCATTTACGGTGTACCCGGGAACGATCCCAAGAAGGATAACCTGAAGGATCCCATGGCCGGGTATGCCAGCATGACTTACGCGGGTATCAAAAGCATGGTTTACTGCGGTGTTTCCAAGGACGACCTGCGTTACAAGAAGGCGCTCGAGTGGATCAGCATGAATTACTCGGTGGACGTGCATCCCGGGATGCCGAAGGAGACTCCTTTGCGCGGCCTGTATTACTACTATCACACCATGGCCAAGACGCTGGCGGTTATGGAGATCGATACAATAACCGACGCCAAGGGCATAAAGCATGACTGGCGAAAAGAGCTGATTGAAGCCTTCGCCAAGCGACAAAAGC
- a CDS encoding ArnT family glycosyltransferase, with protein sequence MMAVTDEHTPVSSSYLKRIPQFWANSLFPEKSAATDSTSIRWRHLLLLIFLPALLLYPTRNFLLLEPDEGRYAEIAREMMVSGSWVVPTLQGEPYLDKPPLFYWLVKISFQLFGVSDATARLVPALAVHLTILALYLIGRRSLGERSALFSALTLCILPGFMGMARLLILDGVLTLTVTLELLCLYEAIRTQKLRLDWWYAAALASGLGILTKGPIALMLVIPPLIAHRWLTGRRRKASVMHLLGYGAVLAAINLPWYWAIYQKQPVFLKYFFWDHNVMRFLQPFDHLQPVWYYVPVFFLSVLPCLFLGRSFMRWLLNESSEGRSQDVGFWLLAGSWAIIFFSISGSKLPTYILPAFPPLALVFGSFLTHSRRCEQRPTQLGGLAFACVLFLAFAVAVPFYAQQRSPLRDPGLMERVCSDPETPIVCFPRNCDSVSFYLNRADLISLRGKQANDLLKKVLEVPRTVVLFTHDHSLGTFEPIMPHDIYLEESISLRKPRREQNIIDRVIGANPWGLCDIAVVKHKRWGPDLSAPHAVQSAQVDPRQVHNHEDHDYRD encoded by the coding sequence ATGATGGCGGTTACTGACGAGCACACTCCCGTTTCCTCGAGCTACCTGAAGCGGATTCCTCAGTTTTGGGCCAATTCCCTCTTTCCAGAGAAGTCCGCAGCGACTGACTCGACTTCCATCCGCTGGCGTCATCTCCTGTTGCTAATCTTCCTGCCCGCGTTGCTGCTCTACCCCACAAGAAATTTCCTGCTCCTGGAACCCGATGAGGGGCGTTATGCGGAAATTGCCCGGGAAATGATGGTATCCGGTAGTTGGGTCGTGCCCACACTGCAAGGGGAACCGTATCTCGACAAGCCGCCGCTTTTTTACTGGCTCGTGAAAATCAGCTTTCAGCTTTTCGGAGTCTCTGATGCAACCGCTCGATTGGTCCCTGCCCTGGCGGTTCATCTCACCATTCTGGCTCTCTACCTAATCGGAAGAAGAAGCCTTGGTGAGCGCTCCGCTTTATTTTCAGCACTCACTTTGTGCATTTTGCCCGGGTTTATGGGGATGGCTCGCCTGTTAATCCTAGATGGCGTACTGACTTTAACTGTCACACTCGAATTACTCTGTCTCTACGAGGCCATCCGGACTCAGAAACTTCGCCTAGACTGGTGGTACGCCGCGGCCCTGGCAAGTGGACTGGGAATCCTTACCAAAGGACCAATCGCGCTGATGCTAGTCATCCCGCCGCTGATTGCTCACCGCTGGTTGACGGGACGTCGGCGGAAAGCCAGTGTCATGCACTTACTGGGCTACGGGGCCGTGCTTGCGGCCATCAATCTGCCCTGGTACTGGGCCATTTACCAAAAGCAGCCGGTGTTTTTGAAGTACTTTTTCTGGGATCACAACGTGATGCGGTTCCTGCAGCCGTTCGATCACCTGCAGCCGGTATGGTATTACGTCCCCGTCTTTTTCTTGAGTGTACTACCTTGCTTATTCCTAGGTCGATCTTTCATGCGTTGGCTGTTGAATGAATCGAGCGAAGGAAGATCTCAAGACGTCGGCTTCTGGCTTCTCGCGGGCAGTTGGGCCATTATCTTCTTTTCCATCTCGGGCAGTAAGCTACCTACTTACATTCTCCCGGCCTTTCCACCTCTGGCCCTGGTGTTCGGAAGTTTTCTGACCCACAGCCGTCGCTGCGAGCAGAGACCAACGCAACTCGGTGGCTTGGCTTTCGCGTGCGTTCTCTTTCTGGCATTTGCTGTCGCCGTTCCCTTTTACGCTCAGCAGCGTTCGCCGTTAAGAGATCCCGGATTGATGGAACGCGTCTGCAGTGACCCAGAAACGCCGATTGTCTGCTTCCCGCGCAACTGCGATTCCGTCTCGTTCTACCTGAATCGAGCTGATTTGATCAGCCTGCGAGGCAAGCAAGCCAACGATCTGTTGAAAAAGGTTCTGGAAGTTCCGCGAACGGTCGTTCTGTTCACACACGATCATTCGCTGGGAACTTTCGAGCCGATTATGCCGCACGACATTTACCTGGAGGAATCGATTTCTCTCCGGAAACCCAGGCGAGAGCAGAATATCATCGACCGGGTGATCGGAGCCAACCCCTGGGGACTCTGCGACATCGCTGTGGTCAAGCACAAGCGCTGGGGCCCGGACCTGTCAGCCCCCCACGCTGTTCAGAGCGCCCAGGTAGATCCCCGCCAGGTTCATAATCATGAAGATCATGATTATCGCGACTAG
- a CDS encoding type II secretion system F family protein → MKLFGNTISLGAIISLCRALRHGLAAGLDFPRVMEMQASKGALELRAICSDLAVQLRSGESFKDALQPYKDRFPPLFSELAVVGEETGNLPEMFGELEKYFTLRQTQGREFRSMIFMPVFQLFMAIFVISALIFILGFIASTSGGKPIAVLGLTGTGGAVTFLVLSLGSLFTIYFFFKATQKSYGFRGKVEAFLLRVPKLGACIRSFVMQRFCTALYLTTGSGMSVIKAMDLSLRASGNAVFINAFPGIRYSIKAGYDLQESLTMSRIFEPRFLEVLEVGETSGRLSESMKQQAAQYAEEGEFQLKALTKMGGFAVWALVAIIMIFMIMNLAGIYLGALNSVGG, encoded by the coding sequence ATGAAGCTTTTCGGGAATACGATTTCGCTCGGTGCCATCATTTCGTTGTGCCGTGCCCTTCGGCACGGGCTGGCCGCCGGGTTGGATTTCCCTCGCGTCATGGAAATGCAGGCGAGCAAAGGGGCTCTCGAGTTGCGAGCCATATGCTCCGATCTGGCTGTTCAGTTGCGATCCGGCGAATCGTTCAAGGACGCTCTTCAACCCTACAAGGATCGTTTTCCACCATTATTCAGCGAACTGGCGGTCGTCGGCGAAGAGACGGGTAACTTACCGGAGATGTTCGGCGAACTGGAAAAGTACTTCACCTTGCGTCAGACTCAGGGACGGGAATTCCGCTCCATGATTTTCATGCCGGTTTTTCAGCTTTTCATGGCGATTTTCGTAATCAGCGCTTTGATTTTCATTCTGGGTTTTATTGCTTCCACCAGTGGCGGTAAACCGATCGCGGTGCTGGGTTTGACGGGGACGGGCGGGGCGGTAACATTTTTGGTACTGTCACTAGGCAGCCTGTTCACCATCTATTTCTTTTTCAAAGCCACGCAAAAAAGTTACGGGTTTCGAGGCAAGGTGGAGGCTTTTCTGCTTCGGGTACCGAAGCTGGGAGCCTGCATCCGCTCCTTTGTCATGCAGCGATTCTGCACGGCACTTTACCTGACCACCGGTAGCGGCATGTCGGTCATCAAAGCGATGGATTTGAGCCTGAGGGCGAGCGGGAACGCCGTGTTCATCAATGCTTTTCCCGGAATTCGCTACTCGATCAAGGCCGGTTACGATTTGCAGGAATCTCTGACTATGAGCCGGATCTTCGAACCTCGATTTCTCGAAGTTCTGGAAGTCGGAGAGACCAGCGGTCGCTTATCGGAATCGATGAAGCAGCAGGCCGCACAATATGCCGAGGAGGGCGAGTTTCAGCTGAAAGCCCTGACCAAGATGGGCGGCTTTGCGGTCTGGGCACTAGTCGCGATAATCATGATCTTCATGATTATGAACCTGGCGGGGATCTACCTGGGCGCTCTGAACAGCGTGGGGGGCTGA
- a CDS encoding DUF309 domain-containing protein has protein sequence MKSNANQYDTRYLEGIDLFNSGDFFAAHEIWEELWTDCDANVRRFYQSLIHASVAVYHCLRGNNVGASRLLASGSRYAKLYPNPFLGFRHQEFWAALETCLASADSDGNLDRERIPKIELTLLD, from the coding sequence ATGAAGTCCAACGCTAATCAATACGACACTCGCTATCTGGAAGGTATCGACCTGTTCAATTCCGGAGATTTTTTTGCTGCCCACGAAATCTGGGAGGAACTTTGGACCGATTGCGATGCGAATGTCCGCCGATTCTACCAAAGTTTGATTCATGCCTCAGTCGCGGTCTATCACTGCCTCAGAGGGAATAACGTCGGTGCGAGCAGATTGCTGGCATCTGGAAGCCGATACGCGAAGCTTTATCCGAACCCCTTTCTTGGCTTTCGACATCAGGAATTCTGGGCCGCATTAGAGACTTGTTTAGCCAGTGCGGATTCGGATGGAAATTTGGACCGGGAACGGATTCCGAAAATTGAGTTGACACTCCTAGACTAA
- a CDS encoding LON peptidase substrate-binding domain-containing protein → MDDLSLSLANFEGVAKLFPLPNLVMFPNTVQHLHIFEPRYRQMTADALLGDRLIALVLLKDDWERDYDQNPAIHSMACLGKIVADKLLPDGRYNLIFQGYSRVRLIEELPKTRLYRSAKCDLLPDKIPEDFDSLLKLRRKLAELLLPNLGEGQIQRHLSEIFESDMSLGVLCDVLSFAVPLPLKEKQSLLEILPVEERAQFLLERLQKLLATGPAFQGTKNIFPPPFSAN, encoded by the coding sequence ATGGATGACCTATCCTTATCTCTGGCAAATTTTGAAGGGGTGGCCAAGCTGTTTCCGCTGCCGAATCTGGTTATGTTTCCGAACACAGTGCAGCACCTGCATATTTTTGAACCGCGCTACCGACAAATGACGGCCGATGCTTTGCTAGGTGACCGTCTGATTGCACTGGTACTGCTCAAGGACGATTGGGAGAGAGATTACGATCAAAACCCTGCGATTCACTCGATGGCCTGCCTCGGCAAAATCGTAGCCGACAAGTTGCTCCCCGATGGCCGATACAACTTGATTTTCCAGGGTTATTCGCGCGTTCGCCTGATAGAGGAACTTCCCAAAACCCGTCTCTATCGATCGGCGAAATGCGATCTGCTACCCGATAAAATTCCCGAGGATTTCGACTCCCTGCTGAAATTGCGTCGGAAGTTAGCGGAACTGCTTTTACCCAATCTCGGTGAAGGACAGATTCAACGCCATCTCTCCGAGATATTTGAATCCGATATGTCGCTAGGTGTTCTTTGCGATGTGCTTTCGTTTGCGGTCCCATTACCGCTGAAAGAAAAGCAATCGCTACTGGAAATCCTGCCGGTGGAAGAGCGGGCTCAGTTTCTTCTGGAGCGACTGCAAAAACTTCTGGCTACCGGTCCGGCATTCCAAGGGACAAAAAACATATTTCCGCCCCCATTCAGTGCGAATTAG
- the tpx gene encoding thiol peroxidase, whose translation MKREKAVTFKGTPMTLVGPEIKVGDKAPDFKCVNGPTTTVSLSDTPAKARLFSVVPSLDTGVCSMQTRKFETALASLKDKVASYTVSLDLPFAQKRFCADPDHPVTLLQPISDVHDHSFGKSYGVLLEGLALPLLARAVFVVDASGVVKYVEYVSEVTNEPNYDKAVEALKSIA comes from the coding sequence ATGAAACGTGAAAAAGCTGTGACCTTCAAAGGTACGCCGATGACTCTGGTAGGACCGGAGATCAAGGTCGGCGATAAGGCCCCCGATTTCAAGTGCGTCAACGGCCCGACCACGACCGTCTCCCTTTCTGATACCCCGGCGAAAGCCCGGTTGTTCAGCGTGGTTCCCTCCCTGGACACCGGCGTCTGCTCGATGCAGACCCGCAAGTTCGAAACCGCACTCGCTTCACTCAAAGATAAAGTGGCCAGCTATACCGTGAGCCTGGATTTGCCGTTTGCTCAGAAACGCTTCTGTGCGGACCCCGACCATCCAGTGACCCTGCTGCAGCCGATTTCGGACGTGCACGATCACTCGTTTGGCAAGAGCTATGGCGTGCTATTGGAAGGTCTCGCCCTACCGCTTCTGGCCCGAGCGGTGTTCGTGGTCGATGCTTCGGGCGTTGTCAAGTACGTCGAATACGTTTCCGAAGTGACGAACGAGCCGAACTACGATAAAGCCGTGGAAGCTCTGAAATCCATCGCCTAA
- the pheS gene encoding phenylalanine--tRNA ligase subunit alpha, which produces MSIEALKLLETKATEELAVCSDENSLKAWNTKYFGDRGEIPAALKLVGTLPPAERKGYGQEANRVKVALSTAYESAFGKAKEAALLASLNENPLDITLPGRSPAKGGLHVATRVMREIYSIFSDMGFQIFRSREVEDDQTNFELLNMPAHHPARDMWDTFHTKTPGVLLRTHTSPGQIHVMKEFCPQPIRAVLPGFCYRYEAITPRSEIQFEQVEGLVVGPNVTMTDLKGTITTFARRLFGEERQIRIRSSYFPFTEPSIEVDIDWPKEDPNADRLTKGTGWLEIMGAGMIHPTVLRNGGYDPDQVSGFAFGLGPQRITMLKYGIDDIRQFWANDLRFLEQF; this is translated from the coding sequence ATGTCTATCGAAGCGTTGAAACTTCTCGAAACTAAAGCCACTGAAGAGCTGGCCGTTTGCTCCGACGAAAATTCTTTAAAAGCTTGGAATACCAAGTACTTCGGCGATCGGGGAGAAATTCCCGCTGCCCTCAAATTGGTCGGCACTCTGCCGCCCGCCGAGCGCAAAGGCTACGGCCAGGAAGCCAACCGGGTTAAGGTCGCCCTTTCAACGGCTTATGAGTCGGCGTTCGGTAAAGCCAAAGAAGCCGCCTTGCTCGCCAGCTTGAACGAAAACCCGCTGGACATCACCTTGCCCGGTCGGTCGCCGGCCAAAGGCGGCCTGCATGTGGCCACGCGCGTGATGCGGGAGATCTATAGCATCTTCTCCGATATGGGTTTCCAGATTTTCCGTAGCCGGGAAGTGGAAGACGATCAGACCAATTTCGAACTTCTGAACATGCCGGCCCATCACCCGGCCCGCGATATGTGGGATACCTTCCACACCAAAACGCCTGGTGTGTTGCTCCGAACGCACACCTCGCCCGGCCAGATCCATGTGATGAAGGAATTCTGCCCTCAGCCGATCCGAGCAGTGTTGCCCGGCTTCTGCTATCGTTACGAAGCGATCACGCCGCGCAGCGAGATTCAATTCGAGCAGGTCGAAGGCCTGGTAGTTGGCCCCAATGTGACGATGACCGATCTGAAAGGAACGATCACCACGTTTGCTCGACGTTTATTTGGGGAAGAACGCCAGATTCGGATTCGCTCGAGCTATTTCCCGTTTACCGAGCCGAGCATCGAAGTCGATATCGACTGGCCCAAGGAAGACCCCAACGCCGACCGCTTGACAAAGGGCACCGGCTGGCTGGAAATCATGGGCGCCGGGATGATTCACCCCACCGTTCTCCGCAATGGGGGTTACGATCCGGATCAAGTGAGTGGATTTGCATTCGGGCTAGGGCCGCAGCGAATTACCATGCTGAAATACGGCATTGATGACATTCGCCAGTTCTGGGCTAACGATTTGCGATTTTTGGAACAGTTCTAA
- the rplT gene encoding 50S ribosomal protein L20: MVRAGSGKTLMRRRKRTRKLTKGFRLSRHNLYRQSIVTLIRARKFAFRDRRRKKREFRRLWIIRINAACRSRGFRYSLLICGLQNANVILDRKSLSEIAIHDPEAFTQLVELAKKHLPKGLS; this comes from the coding sequence ATGGTTCGTGCAGGTAGCGGCAAGACGCTGATGCGTCGCCGAAAACGTACTCGAAAACTTACCAAAGGTTTTCGCCTTAGCCGACATAATCTTTATCGTCAGTCGATCGTTACCTTAATTCGAGCTCGTAAATTCGCTTTCCGCGACCGTCGCCGGAAGAAACGCGAATTCCGACGGCTGTGGATCATCCGCATCAATGCGGCCTGCCGCAGTCGGGGATTCCGCTACAGCCTTTTGATTTGCGGACTGCAAAACGCGAACGTTATTCTGGATCGCAAGTCCTTATCGGAAATTGCCATTCACGATCCGGAGGCCTTCACCCAGCTCGTGGAACTGGCCAAGAAGCACCTCCCCAAAGGATTGAGTTAA
- the rpmI gene encoding 50S ribosomal protein L35, which produces MATKNKTNRSLAKRFKISGTGKLLSHSPAKRHLLSGRTSKRKRQLSRTRVGTDATAQKYITAMGG; this is translated from the coding sequence ATGGCCACAAAGAATAAGACGAATCGCAGTCTTGCCAAGCGATTCAAGATTAGTGGTACGGGAAAGCTGCTCAGCCACAGCCCGGCCAAGCGTCACCTTTTGAGTGGACGTACTTCCAAGCGTAAGCGTCAGTTAAGCCGAACCCGAGTCGGAACCGATGCGACCGCCCAGAAATACATCACCGCGATGGGTGGTTGA
- a CDS encoding acyl-CoA dehydrogenase family protein: MITRTQLEAISQEAEAADQDMAWPTAIWNIYREAGVFGWSIPQNYGGSEKSSLEIFTGMEALAGVCLTTAFAFSQRETAIRRILAGPEHLKQKHLPQLAAGTDFLTVGLSQLTTSRQHIGPALTAEASGEGYLIHGEIPWVTGGDRSSALVVGATLSDLKQILFLLPTDQKGVQIDPPMPITALRGSRTAAVHCDQVIVENSLLIAGPSEAVLGKVGGGGLETSCLALGLAGAAIDSLEEQAKLRPPLQRLAEKFEEERVLIRQRLHQLVSSTPDPEATLKLRVDCTRLALKSTQANLLATKGAGFISPHPAQRWARQAMFFLVWSCPRPVVEGMLEEFLGE; encoded by the coding sequence ATGATCACTCGCACCCAACTCGAAGCAATCTCGCAAGAGGCCGAAGCCGCCGATCAGGATATGGCTTGGCCGACCGCGATATGGAACATCTATCGGGAAGCCGGAGTGTTCGGCTGGTCGATCCCCCAAAACTACGGCGGCAGCGAGAAATCTTCCCTGGAGATTTTCACCGGAATGGAAGCTCTGGCGGGGGTTTGTTTGACGACCGCTTTCGCCTTCAGCCAACGGGAAACGGCCATTCGCCGGATCCTTGCCGGGCCAGAGCATCTCAAACAAAAACATTTGCCCCAATTGGCTGCGGGTACCGATTTCCTCACGGTCGGCCTGTCGCAACTCACCACCTCCCGTCAACACATCGGACCGGCCTTGACGGCGGAAGCCTCCGGGGAAGGCTATCTGATTCATGGCGAAATCCCCTGGGTTACCGGTGGCGATCGGAGTTCAGCCCTGGTCGTGGGAGCTACCCTGTCCGATTTGAAGCAAATCCTCTTTCTGCTTCCAACGGATCAAAAAGGAGTTCAGATCGATCCACCCATGCCGATCACAGCACTGCGTGGTTCCCGGACGGCGGCCGTGCATTGCGATCAGGTGATAGTCGAAAACTCCCTCCTGATCGCCGGTCCAAGCGAAGCAGTTCTCGGAAAAGTGGGTGGCGGCGGCCTGGAAACCTCCTGCTTGGCGTTGGGTCTGGCCGGAGCCGCTATCGATTCGCTTGAGGAACAGGCTAAATTGCGACCCCCCTTGCAGAGATTGGCGGAAAAATTCGAGGAAGAGCGTGTCTTGATCCGCCAGCGGTTGCATCAACTGGTATCCAGCACACCCGATCCGGAGGCGACTCTGAAACTTCGGGTCGATTGTACGCGACTGGCGCTAAAATCCACTCAAGCCAATTTATTGGCCACAAAAGGGGCCGGGTTCATCAGCCCCCACCCGGCCCAGCGCTGGGCTCGCCAGGCGATGTTTTTCCTGGTCTGGTCCTGTCCCCGGCCGGTTGTAGAGGGAATGCTGGAAGAATTCTTGGGCGAGTAA
- a CDS encoding glycerophosphodiester phosphodiesterase, whose protein sequence is MRSSFIAWIVLQVAQSSLLADEPFRFFEPVQPPRKMQIVAHLGMHQLAPENSPAALLACSSDYIEWAQVPIRLTRDGKHVILSDETVDRITSGHGKVSELTLAELKKLDTGSAYSERFKDTPIPTLAEVLKLSKGKLNLVLQCERVDSKLLVKEILGAQMQNQVLVQAEPDVLKKISQVADQKLAKMLSFNPDQDKLENWISEFQPDAALVEADRLTNALCKTLQTRGIKLFVQATGSPDSFEVWNKLIHFPIDAIVTDNPVGVRFAEVRNRIPNFPVKISYHRGACRYAPENTLASIQMAAALGADYIEVDIRPTSDGKYMLLHDSTLNRTTNGKGPIRKSSFDEVRALTAGAWFSKAYADQKVPTLSEGLTAMGKQSHGYLDSKDITPEDLLAAMQKHDLMERSVVYQSAQFLEKLKKLHPKVRALPPLDKVEYFDKVAAISPYGFDTEWKILSKELIEKAHNTGIKIFSDSLAPLHENVEEYLKAMNWGIDVIQTNYPLRVLRAIELFTPSAKSTNSN, encoded by the coding sequence ATGCGTAGTTCGTTTATAGCCTGGATTGTCCTGCAAGTCGCTCAGAGCAGTTTGTTGGCTGATGAGCCATTCCGTTTTTTTGAACCAGTTCAGCCGCCGCGCAAAATGCAGATCGTGGCCCACCTGGGCATGCACCAACTGGCACCCGAAAACTCTCCCGCGGCCTTACTCGCCTGCTCCAGCGACTACATCGAGTGGGCTCAAGTCCCTATCCGGCTTACTCGGGATGGTAAGCATGTGATTCTGAGCGATGAGACGGTCGATCGCATAACCAGCGGGCATGGGAAGGTTTCCGAACTAACCTTGGCGGAACTCAAAAAACTCGATACCGGGAGTGCCTACTCCGAACGCTTCAAAGATACACCGATCCCGACATTGGCAGAAGTGTTGAAACTCAGCAAAGGGAAATTGAATCTGGTTCTCCAATGTGAACGAGTCGACTCCAAGCTACTGGTGAAGGAAATTCTAGGCGCCCAGATGCAGAATCAGGTTCTGGTGCAGGCCGAACCAGACGTCCTGAAAAAGATCTCACAGGTTGCTGACCAAAAACTGGCCAAGATGCTTTCTTTTAATCCCGATCAGGATAAGCTCGAAAACTGGATCTCGGAATTTCAGCCGGACGCCGCATTGGTTGAAGCGGATCGATTGACCAACGCGTTATGCAAAACACTGCAGACTCGAGGCATCAAACTCTTCGTTCAAGCGACTGGCTCCCCGGATAGTTTCGAAGTCTGGAATAAACTCATTCATTTCCCGATCGACGCTATAGTCACCGATAACCCAGTCGGAGTGCGCTTCGCTGAAGTGCGAAATCGCATTCCGAATTTCCCAGTTAAAATCTCTTATCATCGCGGGGCCTGCCGGTATGCGCCCGAGAATACGCTCGCTTCCATCCAGATGGCGGCGGCTCTGGGAGCCGACTACATCGAGGTCGATATTCGCCCCACTTCCGACGGAAAATACATGCTCTTGCACGATAGCACGCTCAATCGCACCACCAACGGCAAGGGGCCCATCCGAAAATCGAGTTTCGACGAAGTGCGGGCACTGACTGCCGGTGCCTGGTTCAGCAAAGCTTATGCGGATCAGAAAGTTCCCACACTTTCTGAAGGGCTTACCGCCATGGGAAAACAATCGCACGGCTATCTGGATTCCAAGGACATCACCCCGGAAGATCTTTTGGCGGCGATGCAAAAACATGACTTGATGGAACGATCCGTCGTTTATCAATCTGCCCAGTTTCTCGAGAAGTTGAAAAAACTCCATCCGAAGGTTCGTGCCCTACCCCCTTTGGATAAAGTCGAATATTTCGATAAGGTGGCTGCGATATCCCCCTACGGCTTCGATACCGAATGGAAGATCCTATCCAAAGAGTTGATCGAAAAAGCTCACAATACCGGCATAAAAATCTTCTCGGATTCCCTCGCACCTCTTCACGAAAATGTCGAGGAGTATCTCAAGGCCATGAACTGGGGAATTGATGTCATCCAGACTAATTATCCGCTAAGAGTTTTGCGTGCGATCGAGCTGTTCACCCCATCGGCAAAATCAACAAATTCGAATTGA
- the infC gene encoding translation initiation factor IF-3 — MPPFDRDRNAPPRPGDRNNPRINEQIRLSPIRLIGANGEQHGIVPTAEAMMMARDQGLDLVEVSASERPPVCKLMDYGKFRYEQTRKSGKAKAHQQKVKEIRVRPKTGEHDIDTKVAQARKFLEHHDKVQVNVMFRGREMQHIEEGQRIIKMILEKLVDCSKVEKPPSLEGKRMTAMLAPKSGK; from the coding sequence ATTCCTCCGTTCGATCGTGACCGCAACGCCCCACCGCGTCCGGGTGACCGCAATAATCCTCGTATTAATGAACAAATCCGGCTCTCTCCCATCCGATTAATTGGCGCCAACGGCGAGCAACACGGTATTGTGCCAACGGCCGAGGCCATGATGATGGCTCGCGATCAGGGGTTGGACCTGGTGGAAGTCTCCGCCAGCGAACGTCCCCCGGTCTGTAAGCTCATGGATTACGGGAAATTTCGTTACGAGCAGACTCGTAAGAGCGGGAAAGCGAAAGCGCATCAGCAGAAGGTCAAAGAAATTCGCGTCCGACCCAAAACGGGCGAACATGACATCGATACTAAAGTGGCCCAGGCTCGCAAGTTCCTTGAACACCACGATAAGGTGCAGGTGAACGTGATGTTCCGCGGTCGCGAAATGCAGCATATCGAAGAAGGCCAGAGAATCATAAAAATGATTCTCGAAAAGCTAGTCGACTGTTCCAAAGTCGAAAAGCCCCCTTCGCTCGAAGGCAAGCGTATGACGGCCATGCTCGCCCCCAAATCGGGCAAGTAA